A section of the Candidatus Thermoplasmatota archaeon genome encodes:
- a CDS encoding small multi-drug export protein: MRGIRASLSFLALPILLPVLALVLVWALLGSVMMYAALASMIAYLIGPLGRELVIPAAVLLLMESVSVGIWEVVAISLSVACVDVSLALFVVWNFPLVRRSKYLARITDRIENVFTKRLGGGPTRRGYALLAAYVAFPLQFSGGFIATIIGSLLGYDPRRMVFAVTVGSVIGSLTMGLLAYLVGRPTLDLLALGALQLAGILIVVGFIIAAVYLYHSHRRKKDED; the protein is encoded by the coding sequence GTGAGGGGAATCAGAGCGAGCCTATCGTTTCTAGCTCTTCCGATCCTTCTCCCCGTCCTTGCATTGGTTCTTGTGTGGGCACTGCTCGGTTCGGTGATGATGTATGCCGCGCTGGCCTCCATGATCGCCTATCTTATCGGACCCTTGGGAAGGGAGCTGGTGATTCCCGCCGCGGTTCTCCTTCTCATGGAAAGCGTCTCAGTCGGGATCTGGGAGGTGGTCGCGATCTCCCTATCCGTTGCCTGTGTGGACGTGTCACTAGCGCTCTTCGTTGTGTGGAACTTCCCCCTCGTGAGGAGGTCCAAGTACCTTGCGAGAATCACCGACCGGATCGAGAATGTCTTTACGAAGAGGCTAGGCGGCGGCCCGACCAGGAGGGGGTACGCACTCTTGGCGGCTTATGTCGCCTTCCCGCTCCAGTTCAGCGGCGGGTTCATCGCCACAATCATCGGCAGTCTCCTTGGCTACGACCCGCGAAGAATGGTGTTCGCGGTCACGGTGGGCTCCGTCATAGGCTCTCTCACAATGGGTCTCCTCGCGTATCTGGTCGGGAGACCGACACTGGACCTTCTTGCCCTGGGCGCGCTGCAGCTGGCGGGAATCTTAATAGTGGTGGGCTTCATTATCGCTGCCGTCTACCTTTACCACTCGCACAGGAGGAAGAAAGATGAAGATTGA
- a CDS encoding ATP-dependent DNA helicase, producing MSGEGCCVSSDVGVDLFPFPRPRKGQDSFLQEAREALSSGRHLLAQAPTGLGKTAVALTASLEVALQNGLLVFFLTSKQSQHRIAVETLRKISDIREGIIAVDIISKQSLCPLSGSRHSSSFQDFCESRIATETCPYYRRSTKPLVDVVRRRILHIDEVARICRAFGRCPHKTAMDCLPEADIVICDYNYVFSPLRDIILEKTKRALEDILVVVDEAHNLPSRIRDHLRGETGPEEILAAAKEAKHIDRGLAGVLKALAKELEAQFDEETREVSEDAILAPLRGAMGDSERSGASFLSGVRKSGEAVLARTGGTSLLKLADFLDGWAGNGNPILRVRSGEEKELSYLFLDPSMISREVFEKAHSSILMSGTLFPAETYSDLLGIPKARCVVRTFISPFPRENRRIVLAAKMTTLFKQRGDATYQAYANLILTVSSLIRGNLAAFLPSYEFMESVRQRMTLTECGKEMLVEKQGSTKEDKDLILRRLKEVRTNGGILLAVMGGSLSEGVDFRDNLLSATVMCGIPLTPPTVENEALRRYYSSRFGRSRGFDYSYLIPAMNKVVQSAGRCIRSESDRAVIVFADRRFTSGRYRRFLPKELSGGEEDVEKAVGEFFGTA from the coding sequence ATGAGCGGAGAGGGATGCTGTGTATCGTCGGATGTCGGGGTAGATCTCTTCCCGTTTCCCAGACCCAGGAAGGGTCAGGACAGCTTCCTGCAGGAAGCCAGGGAGGCTCTCTCATCGGGTCGCCATCTTCTCGCCCAAGCACCCACGGGCCTTGGCAAGACCGCGGTGGCGCTAACCGCATCACTCGAGGTTGCACTGCAGAACGGGCTGCTGGTCTTCTTCCTCACATCCAAACAGTCTCAGCACAGAATAGCGGTCGAGACCCTTCGCAAGATCTCAGACATCCGAGAAGGGATAATCGCGGTTGACATAATCTCTAAGCAGTCGCTCTGTCCTTTGTCCGGCTCGCGGCACTCCTCCTCGTTCCAGGACTTCTGTGAGTCGAGGATCGCCACGGAGACCTGTCCTTACTACCGGCGGTCAACCAAACCACTGGTGGACGTGGTCCGAAGGCGAATCCTGCATATAGACGAGGTCGCCCGGATCTGCCGCGCGTTTGGAAGGTGTCCGCACAAGACGGCCATGGACTGCCTCCCAGAGGCGGACATCGTCATCTGCGACTACAACTACGTCTTCTCCCCCTTGCGCGATATCATACTGGAAAAGACGAAGAGAGCGCTGGAGGACATCCTCGTCGTAGTTGACGAGGCCCACAATCTGCCGTCGAGGATCAGGGACCATCTGAGGGGCGAGACTGGACCTGAGGAGATTCTGGCAGCCGCGAAGGAGGCGAAACATATCGACCGCGGCCTGGCGGGCGTCCTGAAGGCTCTCGCCAAGGAACTCGAGGCGCAGTTCGACGAAGAAACGAGGGAGGTGAGCGAGGACGCGATACTCGCCCCGTTGCGCGGTGCCATGGGGGACAGTGAACGCTCGGGCGCCTCGTTCCTGAGCGGTGTGAGAAAGAGCGGGGAGGCTGTCCTCGCCAGGACAGGGGGCACGTCGCTTCTCAAACTCGCGGACTTCCTGGACGGATGGGCGGGCAATGGGAACCCGATTCTCAGAGTCCGAAGCGGGGAGGAGAAGGAGCTCTCCTATCTGTTCCTGGATCCCTCCATGATAAGCCGCGAGGTCTTCGAGAAGGCGCATTCCTCGATTCTCATGAGCGGGACGCTCTTCCCCGCCGAAACCTACTCTGACCTCCTGGGCATCCCCAAGGCGAGGTGCGTCGTGAGAACGTTCATCTCCCCCTTCCCTCGGGAGAACCGACGGATCGTCCTCGCCGCGAAGATGACGACGCTCTTCAAGCAGCGCGGAGACGCGACATACCAGGCGTACGCGAACCTGATTCTCACGGTGTCCTCCCTTATTCGCGGGAACCTGGCCGCGTTCCTCCCCTCATACGAGTTCATGGAGAGCGTCCGACAGAGGATGACGCTGACCGAATGCGGAAAGGAGATGCTCGTTGAGAAGCAAGGGTCCACGAAGGAGGATAAGGACCTCATTCTGAGACGCTTGAAAGAGGTCCGGACGAACGGAGGAATCCTCCTGGCGGTTATGGGCGGATCTCTTTCCGAGGGTGTGGATTTCCGCGACAACCTACTCAGCGCCACCGTGATGTGCGGAATCCCGCTGACGCCGCCCACGGTGGAGAACGAGGCGCTCCGGAGATACTACTCCTCCAGATTCGGGAGGAGCAGGGGGTTCGACTATTCCTACCTCATTCCGGCCATGAACAAGGTCGTCCAGTCGGCGGGAAGGTGCATACGCAGCGAATCCGACAGAGCGGTGATAGTATTCGCGGACAGGAGGTTCACATCTGGCAGATACAGGAGATTCCTGCCCAAGGAGCTCTCTGGTGGTGAGGAGGACGTGGAGAAAGCCGTGGGGGAGTTCTTCGGAACGGCATGA
- a CDS encoding Kae1-associated serine/threonine protein kinase has protein sequence MLIKIGAEAQLRLITWKGKRAVEKFRVPKGYRIPALDERLRTSRIRTEVKLMTEARTLGIFVPIIYDVDIVENKIIMEHIDGKQAKEIISSGAEAEDLCRRIGSIVGILHSNHVIHGDLTTSNMLVSDGDIYLIDFSLGRKSQGIEDKGVDLHLLKEAFSSAHSERFHLFDHVMAGYREECKTADAIVERMTVIEGRGRYT, from the coding sequence ATGCTCATCAAAATCGGGGCGGAGGCCCAGCTTCGCCTGATCACATGGAAAGGTAAGAGAGCGGTCGAGAAGTTCAGGGTCCCGAAGGGCTACAGGATCCCGGCGCTCGACGAGAGGCTCAGGACATCGAGGATCAGGACAGAGGTGAAGCTCATGACCGAGGCCCGCACACTGGGGATCTTCGTGCCAATAATATACGATGTGGACATTGTGGAGAACAAGATAATCATGGAACACATCGACGGAAAGCAGGCGAAGGAGATCATAAGCTCTGGCGCTGAGGCTGAGGACCTGTGCAGGAGAATAGGCTCCATCGTGGGCATCCTGCACTCGAACCATGTAATCCACGGTGACCTGACGACCTCCAACATGCTCGTCTCCGACGGTGACATCTACCTGATAGACTTCAGCCTGGGCAGGAAGAGCCAAGGGATCGAGGACAAAGGGGTCGACCTCCACCTGCTCAAGGAAGCCTTTTCAAGTGCCCACTCCGAGAGGTTCCACCTCTTCGATCATGTCATGGCGGGATACCGAGAGGAATGCAAGACGGCCGATGCGATTGTGGAGAGAATGACGGTGATTGAGGGGCGGGGTAGATACACTTGA
- a CDS encoding XTP/dITP diphosphatase has translation MIRFVTTNKGKLQEAERILAGIGTDIEMISMEYPEMQGESLKEVVLFGLNWLRQKVEGDVIIEDSGLFVESLGGFPGVFSSYVFKTLGMDGILKLMESEKTRGAHFESCIGLLVDDEAVTFGGTCEGTISERTRGSEGFGYDPIFVPKGESRTFGEMETDEKNKISHRGDAFRKLAGYLQSR, from the coding sequence TTGATCCGCTTTGTGACGACGAACAAGGGGAAGCTCCAGGAGGCCGAGAGGATCCTGGCGGGGATAGGAACGGACATCGAGATGATTTCCATGGAATATCCTGAGATGCAGGGCGAGTCGCTGAAGGAGGTCGTTCTCTTCGGGCTGAACTGGTTGCGTCAGAAGGTGGAGGGCGATGTGATCATCGAGGATTCCGGTCTGTTCGTGGAATCACTGGGGGGATTCCCCGGGGTCTTCTCGTCCTACGTGTTCAAGACCTTGGGCATGGATGGCATCCTGAAGCTGATGGAATCAGAGAAGACGAGAGGTGCCCATTTCGAGAGTTGCATCGGACTCTTGGTGGATGATGAAGCAGTTACGTTCGGCGGGACGTGCGAGGGCACGATTTCCGAGCGGACGAGAGGATCAGAAGGCTTCGGGTACGATCCGATATTCGTTCCCAAAGGCGAATCGAGGACCTTCGGAGAGATGGAGACCGATGAGAAGAACAAGATCTCGCACAGAGGAGACGCCTTCCGGAAACTCGCCGGTTACCTCCAGTCAAGGTGA